One window from the genome of Panthera leo isolate Ple1 chromosome D3, P.leo_Ple1_pat1.1, whole genome shotgun sequence encodes:
- the LOC122203897 gene encoding polyadenylate-binding protein, cytoplasmic and nuclear-like has protein sequence MELFSCRWAQRLGPATSGGATPRTSAWGAGCPVSRCPTRARIPAGRLGPSGRRPLGPPLPGRTEGPRPPPASPEPAAQRPPPHPPGDAAKWGPGGWAAAVWGLFFQSKASEPQSLTSSLLLGASPKAFKRRPRLATCPHLHRTDLQIPASCPSPRMAVTAALFTSKHSPLCAALRSNLITCAVTAGMG, from the exons atggAGCTGTTCTCGTGCCGGTGGGCACAGCGCCTGGGTCCTGCCACCAGTGGGGGAGCCACGCCCCGGACCAGCGCGTGGGGCGCAGGCTGCCCGGTTTCCCGATGCCCTACACGAGCCCGTATCCCAGCGGGGAGGCTCGGCCCCTCGGGCAGGCGGCCCCTGGGGCCTCCGCTTCCCGGGCGCACGGAGGGCCCTCGGCCGCCACCTGCGTCTCCAGAGCCAGCAGCTCAGAGgccgcccccccacccgccgGGAGACGCTGCCAAGTGGGGCCCAGGGGGCTGGGCTGCAGCTGTTTGGGGGCTTTTCTTCCAGAGCAAGGCCTCAGAGCCTCAGAGCCTCACTTCCTCCCTGCTGTTGGGCGCCTCGCCAAAGGCATTTAAGAGGAGGCCCCGCCTCGCgacctgcccccacctccaccgaACAGA CCTCCAGATCCCTgcgtcctgccccagcccccggATGGCGGTGACAGCAGCCCTGTTCACCAGCAAACACTCCCCACTATGTGCTGCCCTTCGGAGTAACTTGATAACCTGCGCCGTCACTGCCGGGATGGGTTAA